Below is a window of Stigmatopora nigra isolate UIUO_SnigA chromosome 3, RoL_Snig_1.1, whole genome shotgun sequence DNA.
CAAGTCAATATGATGCAATAATAAAGGCACTAAAAGTGACAAAGCCGTTGCTGTGAGGAGGAAAAGTGCCTTTGTTGTGTATCAGTCAGGCAGCCGCCGCCCACTCTTGTTCAAGAATGTGCTGGGTTCAAATGGCCGAGTGTGTGCCGAGACCATGATGTGATGGCAGAGATGGCTATGATGTCAGAGAGCTTGATTGTTTTGCATGATTAAGCAATGTTCCTCATGAGCAGATGTTAATCTAACCTCGTCTCGAGGCTTTGTGCTGTGGTTTCTccgaaaaaatatgttattgtttCAAAGGTCATCAGCTCATTTTAGATCAATTTTCACTGGACGCAAATTTTAAATCATTCGCAAAATGGGTTGGACATCTAATGCCGCCGTCTAAGGCACAGAAACATGACAATTCATAGCCATTCCTCTCATAAAATTAacttggatgtttatcagtatATTAGGGTACTTTACAAGTACAGGTAGTACTATTGATTTTACAGTACTTCTGTGAAATTTCATGAGCATTGTATTATAAATGCACAGtaatgattttgaaataaaaatacaatactacAACATTTTTGCATTCTTTTCCCATTATAGTCACTAGCAAAGTTTTAAATGCCTTCAGTTTCAACTTTTGATTGTCTGTCCACTGGAGTGACCACTGTTACTGAAATGGTTAAAATGCAAAGACTTTTGTCCTTgaatggagaaagaaaaaaaaacctgacatcATAGTTTATGTTAAGAAGGAGATAAGCCCAACAGCTGCAGACCAGCCAAAGGTGGAGGAGGGGCCCAATGTAGGAATATACACAATTATACTGGAGATTGATTAACTGCAGTGATACAGTGGCACTCATCTTTaaataaattgtcttttttgtccTTTCTATTAGATAATATGAATTAACTTACTGTACAGACTGCATTTCTTTCTTGGAGGCAATGCTGTGGAATTTGAATCCAGGTCTTGACAAAAGATGTTTTCTTTTCCCTTAAATTCAACTGTGACACATTCATTTCTTCATTGTAAAGCAGTGGTGAAAAACTGATTTTCTGAGAGCTGCATGGGTGCAAGAGTTAGTATTCAAACTGAACAAGAGCAAATggaatcagttgattgcagtcaggtgctactcATTTTAGAAGACACCTTATTGGTTCAACCTTTGGCTCTGGATCGGcaggaacaaagaccaggagtCAATGTGGATACTTGTGGAATCACTTTTGTCAAGATCCATAGCCACCTGCAAAATAACAATTTAGAATTTGCATCAGGttgaaaattcaacaaaaatagtCCACACTTATGCAATGCATTCTTTCATCATTATGAGAACAGTATAAATGAAATAGTATACATTTAGGATTAATTGGAAGTTTACTCAAAAAGTGTACAGTTAAgcacaatttaaaacatttaattgattGAAGATCTGCAGAGTGACatgttaatgattaaaaattactaaataaaatccaaatgtttCCCTCATCTAAagtccttgtacacatacaaaTAGCTGCAAGTGTAAGATTACAGTTCTTTCAAGGACCTGGAATCCATGAAGCAGAGTTGGCTGGTATTCCTGCCTAAAGCTGTAGGTCAGCACCAGACTGTTGTTGACCAGCTGAATCCCCCCAGCACGTGTGCTCACAATGTGCATTAAGAGCACATCAGGCCTTTTATTCCCCCCCGCTATGTTGTGTTTCATTCACCATGCTCTGAGACTGTTGCAGCTAGGggcaaaatgtggaaaaagcaCACAAAAGAGCAAACATAATGCGGGGATCGCGTGTCTATTAAAGGGCACACCATGCATCTTAACTCTTTCATGCACCAATTACGAATTTTaactttttccaaatatttcaaaatatattttttttgatggggaaaaaaaatacaacagaaaaaaacataaaaatgttacAATTTGAAAACTTTTCTTATAGTTTTTGTCCAATTCACATAAATTACATTATCAAACAGTTCCCAAAATCAATTTGCACCAAAGCTACCTTTTTGGCAACAACATACGAAAATCTGGCAAAAACTTCTCGATATTATTTTCAATGGCACATTCATTTCGCGTGGCACATTTAACTGCAACAAAGTTTCTGTTTCAATTTGAACCAACAAAAAAGCTCCATGGATGatgatttttgacaaaaaaaaggttcCTTGAATTTGCTTCTAAATGACATAAAGTGacgcaaaatcaacaaaaagccATTTGTAACTGCAACAAAACCAACAGGGAATGACACCTTTACTTAATGTTCGTGTCTGCTATTATTTTAGTAGGGCATTGACATATTTATAATGATACGGTGAATATATGAGAGCTTGACAGACTATAATTGCTGTTACTGTCTGTATGCAATGGGAAGTCTTCCACTGTCAAGGATTCACTCAAGGCCTTCAGTGCCTTTGGCAGACCTGTCATTTTCATGCAGAAATGTCACTTTTACGGCCCAAATGGGAGCAATGGAAACAGGTCATTGTCATAGTTGGTGGACGGAAGCTGCAAAGATGTGACAAGGGCGAGTGCTGCGGGGGGAACTGGGGGGTGGCTTTGTCAACAACCAACTTGTAGCAAAATCCAGAGGATTTGGAATCCATGTCTTTCATTGCAAATGACATGCTTCATTCATTGCCACTGTGTCATTCATCCATTCTAAAGTGCACTTTCAAACTAGTACCAAAATTCATGTTTTGTGGTTAGGTAGTAAACTTTACATGCCCAGGATGCAAAGTATGTGTTGTAGTAGTTGGTAAATGAAGAAATTTGCTATTGAAAATGCATACTGACGGCAAATccattttatttagattttacttctaaatatatttttaccccttcgcaaaaaaattgaaggtaGAAGTAATACTACAACTGGATGTCAAATAAGGACAGCAAAACATTGTCCTAGTGGCTTGAGACCACTGTcctatacaaatataatgaatacatttcagGAAAACAGCTCGaaagctgttaaaaaaaatgtcgttTTAAGTTGACAGGGTTTTGAAGTTAGTCTACACTAATAAATTCTTACAGTGAACAAAAGACATGAATGAAAAGTTCGTCTCTTTACATGTATTATACACGAGTTATTTAATGTGTGTTTGAgcaagtgtgcgtgtgtgtttgtgtgtgtgtgtgtgtgtgtgtgtgtgtgtgtctgcccACGGCGATGCTCTAGAATGGACTCTGCTGAATATAAATCAGGTGACTGAACAGGCGGGGGTTTCTTCCCCGACAAGCCCAGAAGATTGTGTCATGCCCACTCCTACATAACTGCTTGGCATGTAGACACACTGAAAACAACACAACACGAATTCTACCAGCCTCTCGTCACATCGTCCCCACAGACTGGATTCTCTCGGGTGGGTTCATCTCACTTAACTGCATCTACTCTTAACCTGGATTCTAACCCTACTGTTGACGAGGTGTATGGCTGActccaagaaaaaaacaagtgaagtGGTCACCATGTGGATTCCGACTCCCAGTATGACTCGCTCTCAACGGCTGCTCCTGTACGGGTCCTGCGTAGTGGCCTTGTTGAACTCTCTGGGTCTCCTGGTGCTTCTGCTTCGGCAGAACCAACAGCACGTCCTTCTTGAGCAGACGGGGTCTAGGCTAAACCAAGTGGAGGGGAGCTCGGTGGTAGAGTTCCTCCGAGAGGTTCCCAGAGAACCTCAATTTCAATACTCCAGGAACAAGAGGAGCGATACGCCAGAGGAGAGGGCGTCAAACACAACGGGGGGCCCGGAGCTGGATGCTGAGCGAGTGCCGGAGAAGGAGCTTTACAGTGGGGGAGGCGCGGAAAGTAGTCAGCAGGAGGTCAGCCAAGAAGTCGGCGTTGAGACGGACATGAAGCCCAAGCAGAATCGAAAGCACAAGCACCGGCATCACCAGATTTACCGCAAGGATTACACACAGGATGACATGATGATGATGCTTACTTACTCCATGGTGCCGgtaagaagatgaatgaatgaatttctttcattGATAGAATAATCGTAAGTAAAGTCAGCTTCCTCCTTTTCATTCCCAGATCAAATTGTTGGTCGACATTTGTAATACCACCAAAGGAGTCTGCATTGCTGGTAATGTCCGATACATGTTTTCCGTTTATCTTCATATTGTTACGTCGTGTTGTCTAACGTTGCAAAATTGTCTTTTGCAGGGCCCCCCGGACCACCTGGTATGTAGCATTCATGTCAAGTCATGATGTTCTGTGATTTTCAAGCCTTCACGATGGTTTTCACGTTTCCCCAGGTTTGAATGGTGCGGACGGCATGCCAGGGACAAACGGGACAGACGGCGCTCCTGGACTCAATGGGCTGCCTGGGGCTGATGGCAAGCGAGGAAAAAGAGGTTTTACAATGCTATgcgatttaaaatgtgtttgagaTTTAGCTTAGGGAGTTCTCAGATGCCGCCAACATCAGTGATGGAACACCATTACTGTAATTCCCATCTGATTATAATCCCCAACCCAAAATTACATGCAAAAGTGCTTTTTGAGAGTTTTAAAACATAGCTATGGGTTTAGACCAGATCATGTTGTTTGGACAAAGACAGATTTGGTTGTTGTATACAGGACCGGCAGGTGAAAAAGGTGAGCCAGGTGAAAAAGGGGAACAAGGCGAACAAGGAGAACCAGGTCCCCCAGGAGAAGATCGGCAACCATCCAATGACATCATTGTGGAGGGTGAGCGGCAAAGGGATTTTGTTGCTTTAGTAGTCAATCTCTGAGCCTTTCTAATTTTTGGGCTAAGGTCCTCCTGGCCCCCCTGGACCACCTGGACCTGTGGGCCCTCCTGGAGCTCCAGGACCCCCAGGGCCCCCAAGGACGAGGCACCACAGAGCCAATCTACAGGCTGCGCACTCCATGGGTGAGCGGATGTAAATAGtctgactattattattatttaggagTTGTTTATCAGGTATGTTTGCTTCATTTGAAATCGTGGCTTGGCTGCACTCTCCCTTGCAGAGCCACTATATTCAGTCCCAAATGACGAGACTTCGTTTGGGAGGCCAACTGGGAAGGTGCACGAAAAATCAGCGAAGCAGAACGGTGTGTTCCCAGACAGCATCTAATGTTTTCCCACCCAGTGCTTATATTGCAACATCTGTTATGCTGCTCTTCGTCAGAATGCCTGATCAAATCTTTGATcaaccccagaaatgtgacaaaaatggAGAGCACATTTGGCACATGGATGAAGGACACGGCCGTGCTCAATGACGAACGAGTATGGGTGGCGGAACACTTTTCGGGTATGGCAGGACTTTAAGATCACACTACAGGCCAGATAGGCTTTGAAAGCGGAACACGATTTCTTCACTCACAGGTCGTGTCTTGCGGGAGTATCCGAGCGTCACCTCTTTCCAGCACAACAGCAGCGGAACGCTCAATATGAGAAAGTTCTATCAGGGCTGCGGTCACGCAGTTCACAACGGCTCTTTCTACTATCAGATCGCCGGCACGTCCAGCATTGCAAAGTAAGCAATGGCAGATGATAGGGCATTACTGGCTGACTATAAAGATTCACATGTTGACATGTTGTGTTTGATGACAGATTTGATCTGGACACCAAGAAGCTTCAAACACTCACCATCGACCATGCTCTTTATCACAACTTGGCTTACCTGCTGCAAAATTCAAAGACTTACTTTAAGCTGGCGGCGGACGAGAACGGTCTGTGGCTGATCTTCGCATCCGATATCGACGAGAGCATCGTGGTGGCCCAATTGGACCAGAAGACTTTCTCCATCACCTCTCACGTCAACACCACATACCCACGGAGCAAAGCCGGCAACGCCTTCATCGCGTGCGGGGTACTCTACGTCACGGACATCAAGGACGCCAGGGTCACCTTTGCGTACGACCTGTTGAAGGGCAAACCAGTTAATGTAACATTTGACCTCAGGCCTCCAGGTGGGGTGCTGGCAATGCTGTCCTACAGCCCCAAGGACAGACATCTTTACGTGTGGGACAACAATTACGTCAAGCTTTACGTTGTCCACTTCATCTCTGATGAGTGATGACGCTGTACAGGCCAAAAAAGAGCTGATCTGAATTAGAAATACTTTGGGAGGAATCATACATTCATACTGTGCTTAATGGGATGGTGGTGTGAACCCAGTTACAGTACTTAAAACATCCAACTACTACAGTCTGTGAAGTCGACTCACTTCTTTAGCAAAGACTGAACAATTTTTCAAAAGAAGCCTTCAAGCTATTCCCAATTACAGTTTATTTTGCAATCCAATTACATAAAGGAACTGTTGCGACAAACAATATTGAGTATACTTTTTAGGAATAAAACCTTTGCCTTGTTTTTGGTGAACCCTTCAACCTACTAGCTACTGTATTTTGATGTTCTTTGCGCCTTCTTTCTTGGgagaacccattttttttaagtggtttCTGACGTAAATGGGAATTGAGTGCTGTATTTATCACATATTCCATCAATGCTTGGAATTTTGTTGtcactaacatttttttccacaatttatATCAAACAAAAACTCAACtttttaaagctgtgttgacATAATTGCATGATTTGGTCTAAATGTATCTGATGTCTTTATATTCTTTAAATACAGTTGGTGGTGACATTTGTATTGAAATAAACAAAGCAAGTTTTCTAAGGAGGAATCAAGAAAATAACACCAGTGCCAAATCActggatgaaataaaaataatttattcacTTTACAAAGGTAAATCTCACACCATGACCTGTTTCCTTCTGGCAACGGTGTCTCGGCGAGCACCTGCCCATCATACTAGTTTGTGTTGCCGTGCATGCACACACTGATACACACACAGTCCAGCAACCAATGGGGCAACTGGTAGAACACATACAATACACATAGTGGGCAGAAAGAGGATGGGCTGTCTATGGGCGGGCACAATATcagtttaataaataaatactaccTACATACATAAACCTATCAACTGTCACAACTTAATCTGCTGATATATGATacaaaccaaaaataaagaaatgtattCGTTTGTACAAGTTGCTGGGCTATTCCTTATTTATATATagtgatatttatatattaaaactatatttgaaACATTTGACTACTTGGCCAAATAAAGCCTGACATTCATTTGTATTGAACAGTTTCTCCATTAATAAACTACTTATTTGAAATAAATCCTTTTAGTGTCTCCATAATTTGAGTGCAAAtatctattcttccatggatgaacaataaaaacaaccgttgaggtaacacacacacacacatacacgcttACTTACAATAGACTTGTGTTGCACGTCTCCCAGTCAAGTCAGAACCAGTAAAACCACTTACATTCCTAAATTAAAGGCATTACGTTAAACAGTTCAACATAGGATTTGTCAAACcaacaagcaaaaaataaataataaaattccattcaatgaataaaaacccaaaaatatcagtcaaccttaacttaaaaaaaaaaaacggagaagGGAACCTTTTGTGTTTGCGCAGTGATTGATCGATGGCGGAGTAGACGGATGGAAACACTGAAAGCACAGTCACAAGAGTAAAACACATCATCTTCCCAACAGGAATGTTCAAGCAGTGAGGCTGCCGCACAAACAGGCATTTGAGGGCAGGTGGAccagcacacacacagacagacacacactcacaggcCCGAAACAGGACACGTCAGTGTCTGTgacggtggggggggggctgtGATGGCAAGGGGGGGGCTTAATCACTAGAAGGACAATGCAGCAGAAACTCCCACCGGGGCTGAAAAAAGCCAGGCATAAAAGATGAAGAAGTGGGGACAAtatttgaaaagataaaaaaaatcaaataaaacggTCCGACAAGTTGATTCACACTTTGGATACCACTGACTTAATAACAAACCACAGTGCTGGTTACAGTAGATGCTAAGAGAGTTCAGCTGTGGGCACAAAATGACGACAGTtacacactttttaaaaagtttttgccAGGGTACTTTTACAGAGCACTATCAAGAGACCTGTGATTGCACTGCGTAACGAGAACAGGACATGCATAGCTTCCCTATGGACACGCTCTAAGAGTAGAGATTCTTcgataaaatgacaataaatctaGCTTTTAAAATCAAGTATGTTTAC
It encodes the following:
- the gldn gene encoding gliomedin — protein: MADSKKKTSEVVTMWIPTPSMTRSQRLLLYGSCVVALLNSLGLLVLLLRQNQQHVLLEQTGSRLNQVEGSSVVEFLREVPREPQFQYSRNKRSDTPEERASNTTGGPELDAERVPEKELYSGGGAESSQQEVSQEVGVETDMKPKQNRKHKHRHHQIYRKDYTQDDMMMMLTYSMVPIKLLVDICNTTKGVCIAGPPGPPGLNGADGMPGTNGTDGAPGLNGLPGADGKRGKRGPAGEKGEPGEKGEQGEQGEPGPPGEDRQPSNDIIVEGPPGPPGPPGPVGPPGAPGPPGPPRTRHHRANLQAAHSMEPLYSVPNDETSFGRPTGKVHEKSAKQNECLIKSLINPRNVTKMESTFGTWMKDTAVLNDERVWVAEHFSGRVLREYPSVTSFQHNSSGTLNMRKFYQGCGHAVHNGSFYYQIAGTSSIAKFDLDTKKLQTLTIDHALYHNLAYLLQNSKTYFKLAADENGLWLIFASDIDESIVVAQLDQKTFSITSHVNTTYPRSKAGNAFIACGVLYVTDIKDARVTFAYDLLKGKPVNVTFDLRPPGGVLAMLSYSPKDRHLYVWDNNYVKLYVVHFISDE